A genomic window from Anthocerotibacter panamensis C109 includes:
- a CDS encoding Eco57I restriction-modification methylase domain-containing protein, with amino-acid sequence MYLEEHLETTPKAQALANLEAIRTLKSWQAKLAPTGEAREVLRRFNGWGALWQVFKEEEQEPWQRRAQAELLELLTPEEYERARASILNAHYTAPGVVRAIWDVVQGLGFTGGRVLEPSSGVGYFLSYDPMYARNQWTAVELEPISAAICQALHPEATVYGRGLETVSLPEGYFDLVIGNVPFGSYKPFDSAYAHLRLNIHNYFIARAVDLTRVGGLVVVITSTGTLDTPGNQAFRAWLAQRVNLIGALRLPDTTFKQNAGTEVTTDLLVLQRAEQPVADSCWLNLECSGLKDQAGKPLLLNAYYREHPAHLLGALTLSTLYRGWRLGLTSDLDVPRQIARTSWPPCFTPAHATEERGLPIPPDLQDLPDYCYAPWDWQLYQRRGGRLFQVTQDIPKIQAMLALHQLLTQVLQAQAQASDTELAGLQAALSQGYSHFIQQYGYLNAKTNQLLNQDLRFYALRALEVRKGKIWVKADIFHKRVVQAEQVIRVQTPADALLHCLNARGRVDMAFIGELLKRP; translated from the coding sequence ATGTACCTGGAAGAACACCTGGAGACTACGCCCAAAGCCCAGGCCCTGGCGAACCTGGAAGCGATACGGACCTTGAAAAGTTGGCAGGCGAAGCTTGCTCCCACGGGTGAAGCGCGGGAGGTATTGCGCCGGTTCAACGGCTGGGGAGCCCTGTGGCAGGTTTTTAAAGAGGAGGAGCAGGAGCCCTGGCAGCGGCGGGCGCAGGCGGAGTTGCTGGAATTGCTGACGCCTGAGGAGTATGAGCGGGCGCGGGCCAGTATTCTGAATGCCCACTACACCGCACCTGGGGTGGTCAGGGCTATCTGGGATGTGGTGCAGGGGCTGGGCTTTACGGGCGGTCGGGTGCTGGAGCCCTCTTCAGGGGTGGGCTATTTTCTGAGCTATGACCCGATGTATGCCCGGAATCAGTGGACGGCGGTGGAACTCGAGCCCATCAGTGCGGCCATTTGTCAGGCGTTGCACCCGGAGGCGACGGTCTATGGTCGGGGCCTGGAGACGGTTTCTCTGCCGGAGGGCTATTTTGACCTGGTCATCGGCAATGTGCCCTTTGGCTCCTACAAGCCCTTCGATTCTGCCTATGCTCATTTGAGATTGAATATCCACAACTATTTCATTGCCAGGGCCGTGGACCTGACGCGGGTGGGCGGGCTGGTGGTGGTGATTACCTCGACGGGGACGCTGGATACCCCTGGCAATCAAGCCTTCCGCGCATGGCTGGCTCAGCGGGTGAACCTCATTGGAGCGCTGCGCCTGCCGGACACCACGTTCAAACAAAATGCTGGAACTGAAGTGACTACCGACCTGCTCGTGCTCCAGCGAGCGGAGCAACCTGTGGCAGACTCCTGCTGGCTGAACCTGGAGTGCTCGGGTCTGAAGGACCAGGCGGGTAAACCCCTGCTCCTCAATGCCTATTACCGGGAGCACCCCGCGCATCTTCTTGGAGCGCTGACCCTCTCGACCCTTTATCGGGGTTGGCGGTTGGGCCTGACCAGTGACCTGGATGTACCCCGGCAGATTGCCCGGACCAGCTGGCCTCCGTGCTTTACGCCTGCTCACGCAACTGAGGAGCGTGGCCTGCCCATCCCACCTGACCTGCAAGACCTCCCTGACTATTGCTATGCGCCCTGGGACTGGCAGCTTTACCAGCGGCGGGGCGGGCGACTCTTCCAGGTGACTCAGGACATCCCCAAAATCCAGGCGATGTTAGCCCTGCATCAACTGCTGACCCAGGTGCTCCAGGCCCAAGCCCAGGCCTCTGATACAGAACTGGCTGGGCTCCAGGCTGCCCTCAGTCAGGGTTACAGCCACTTCATTCAGCAGTACGGTTATCTCAATGCGAAGACGAACCAGTTGCTCAATCAGGACTTGCGGTTCTACGCGCTCAGGGCTTTGGAGGTGCGCAAAGGCAAGATTTGGGTCAAAGCCGATATCTTCCACAAGCGGGTGGTGCAGGCGGAGCAGGTCATCCGGGTCCAGACCCCGGCTGATGCTCTGTTGCACTGCTTGAATGCCAGGGGGCGGGTGGATATGGCATTTATTGGTGAATTGTTGAAGCGCCCATGA
- a CDS encoding PIN domain-containing protein: MSSTLRLCLDLNIWCAALLSQKKQRQHTAAQLLVALVRNGECALGPVQLVISWGMLNRLQKVWETDWKIDPTTVQSLVEAIAGYAQLGPVAQPPYLLLGGTGVLALADEEDAHVLDTALAGKADYLITANFDDFITSSAQVLEPNRLARYASPKGSVVIVHPYLFIAWVRQGQIPDS, from the coding sequence ATGAGTTCCACCCTGCGCCTCTGCCTGGATCTCAATATCTGGTGTGCAGCTCTGCTCTCACAAAAGAAACAGCGACAACACACAGCAGCCCAGCTCCTCGTGGCTCTGGTTCGTAACGGGGAGTGTGCCCTGGGCCCGGTACAGCTGGTGATTTCCTGGGGGATGCTCAACCGGCTACAGAAAGTGTGGGAAACGGACTGGAAGATTGACCCCACCACCGTACAAAGCCTGGTGGAGGCCATAGCGGGCTATGCCCAGCTTGGCCCGGTGGCTCAGCCACCCTATCTTTTGCTGGGCGGGACGGGCGTACTTGCCCTGGCCGATGAAGAGGATGCGCATGTTCTGGATACTGCCCTGGCCGGAAAAGCTGATTATTTGATAACCGCTAACTTTGATGACTTCATTACCAGCTCAGCGCAGGTTCTGGAGCCCAACCGTCTGGCGCGCTATGCCAGTCCCAAAGGAAGTGTAGTGATTGTTCATCCTTACCTGTTCATCGCCTGGGTTCGGCAGGGACAGATTCCTGATAGTTGA
- a CDS encoding ribbon-helix-helix domain-containing protein — MAGHTISAYTDPQTAARVEEISRREDRTTAQIAAAALRFYVNLPQEARQAFRLLEAAGDNERLRKAIQQISRILLNTEYEMACAQALVEMQVAHLDTLHTEDELLAEAVRITA, encoded by the coding sequence ATGGCCGGTCACACTATTTCTGCTTACACCGACCCTCAAACTGCGGCGCGGGTTGAAGAAATTTCTCGCCGGGAAGACCGCACCACCGCCCAGATTGCCGCCGCCGCACTCCGCTTTTATGTCAACCTCCCCCAGGAAGCTCGCCAAGCCTTCCGCCTGCTGGAGGCTGCCGGGGATAACGAACGCTTGCGCAAAGCCATCCAGCAGATCTCACGCATCCTGCTCAACACCGAGTATGAGATGGCCTGCGCTCAGGCGCTGGTTGAAATGCAGGTTGCTCATTTAGATACCCTGCACACCGAGGACGAGCTTCTGGCTGAGGCGGTGCGCATCACCGCATGA
- a CDS encoding efflux RND transporter periplasmic adaptor subunit yields MNLISKTAAIRPRPRWVWGGVAALAVSVPLTLGLVNLQPAVPAIERSEVWIGQVRRGDLVRQVRGTGTLVPEVTRWIPAGSEGRVEQVLVQPGATVQANTILLELSNPELEQNVLDARLQLEAAQAEIVNLQVQFKTERLNKQASLASISADYYQAQLQFDTNQELASQGIMSELQLKLSQVKVKELAGRLALEHQLLANSAGANRAQLSVQEARVAQARTLYELRLRQLVALKVRAGIAGVLQEVPVEVGQLIQPGANLARIANPARLKAQIRIAETQAKDIQLGQAVTIDTRNGLVKGKVARIDPAVREGTVTVDVQLTGVLPRGVRPDLSVDGTVELERLPNVLYVDRPALGQEFSTLGLFQLEANGIYAQRVRVQLGQASVNTIEVRSGLKAGDQVILSETSAQDSFKRIRLN; encoded by the coding sequence ATGAATCTCATCTCTAAAACCGCCGCTATCCGCCCTCGCCCACGTTGGGTCTGGGGCGGTGTAGCTGCCCTCGCAGTCAGCGTCCCGCTTACCCTAGGACTAGTCAACCTCCAGCCTGCAGTCCCTGCCATAGAGCGCAGCGAAGTCTGGATCGGCCAAGTGCGCCGAGGCGATCTGGTGCGCCAAGTACGGGGCACCGGAACTCTTGTGCCCGAGGTGACGCGCTGGATACCCGCTGGCTCAGAAGGTCGGGTGGAGCAGGTTCTGGTACAGCCGGGGGCCACGGTTCAGGCCAATACAATTCTGCTGGAATTGAGTAACCCCGAGTTGGAACAAAACGTTCTCGACGCCCGCCTCCAACTCGAAGCCGCCCAGGCTGAGATCGTAAATCTCCAGGTGCAATTCAAAACCGAACGCTTAAACAAGCAGGCATCCCTGGCTTCAATTTCCGCTGACTACTATCAGGCGCAGCTCCAGTTTGACACTAACCAGGAACTCGCCAGTCAGGGCATCATGTCAGAACTCCAACTGAAACTCTCCCAGGTCAAGGTCAAAGAACTCGCTGGGCGTCTGGCATTGGAACACCAACTCTTAGCGAACAGCGCCGGGGCCAACCGCGCTCAACTCTCTGTCCAAGAGGCCCGCGTCGCTCAAGCCCGGACCCTGTATGAGCTACGCCTGCGCCAGTTAGTAGCGCTGAAGGTCCGTGCGGGCATCGCTGGGGTGCTCCAGGAAGTCCCCGTAGAAGTCGGCCAACTGATCCAGCCTGGGGCTAACCTGGCTCGTATCGCCAACCCAGCCCGCCTCAAAGCCCAGATCCGAATTGCTGAAACCCAGGCCAAGGATATCCAGTTGGGTCAAGCCGTGACCATCGACACCCGCAATGGTCTGGTCAAGGGCAAGGTCGCACGCATTGACCCTGCGGTGCGTGAAGGTACTGTCACCGTAGACGTGCAACTGACCGGGGTCCTGCCTCGAGGGGTTCGTCCAGACTTGAGTGTAGACGGTACGGTTGAGCTGGAGCGGCTGCCCAATGTGCTTTATGTCGACCGACCGGCCCTGGGCCAAGAATTCAGTACCCTGGGCCTTTTCCAGCTTGAAGCCAACGGCATCTATGCCCAACGAGTCCGCGTCCAATTGGGTCAGGCATCGGTCAACACCATCGAAGTACGCTCGGGCCTCAAAGCCGGAGACCAGGTTATTCTTTCTGAAACCTCTGCCCAGGACAGTTTCAAGCGCATTCGTTTGAATTGA
- a CDS encoding IS30 family transposase yields MSYTQLSVNERYQLHDLRTSQGLSLRTIAVLMKRSHATLSRELRRNTQAIGAYLPDTAHLKMKARRAGSKVPFQQISTEILEEVKMRLKNCHSPEQISGRLKREKLKGMSHETIYKMIYSNHEGLAEFAKYLRRNQPKRKKRIALKGKRGVIPNRVGIEERPVIADAKEEIGHWESDTMIGANHQGVIVTHVDKASRYLIAELAPDKTVASLNRVTKKAFKEVPQEKLKTLTSDNGKEFAGHVWLAAILHVCWYFARPYHSWERGLNEHTNGMLRQFFRKKTNFKAIKKEKLVWAVNLINHRPRKCLDYKTPHEVFFEQSGAGALQL; encoded by the coding sequence ATGAGCTACACACAGCTTAGCGTAAATGAGCGTTATCAGCTCCATGATCTGAGAACTTCTCAAGGATTATCTCTACGCACCATTGCAGTACTAATGAAGCGCAGTCATGCTACGTTATCGCGTGAGCTGCGCCGTAATACTCAAGCTATAGGCGCTTATCTTCCTGATACGGCACATCTGAAAATGAAAGCTCGGCGGGCAGGTTCTAAAGTTCCCTTCCAGCAGATATCAACAGAGATTTTAGAAGAAGTGAAGATGCGCTTGAAAAATTGTCACAGTCCTGAGCAAATCTCTGGACGGCTGAAGCGCGAAAAGCTCAAAGGGATGAGCCACGAAACGATTTATAAAATGATCTACAGTAATCATGAGGGGCTGGCTGAATTTGCCAAGTACTTGCGACGTAATCAGCCTAAGCGGAAGAAGCGTATAGCCTTAAAAGGGAAGCGGGGAGTGATTCCTAACCGTGTGGGAATCGAGGAACGTCCGGTGATTGCTGATGCTAAAGAGGAAATCGGTCATTGGGAAAGTGATACGATGATCGGCGCAAACCACCAGGGAGTGATTGTAACGCATGTGGATAAAGCATCTCGATACTTAATTGCGGAATTGGCCCCTGACAAAACAGTAGCTTCTCTCAATCGAGTAACGAAAAAGGCATTTAAAGAAGTTCCTCAAGAAAAGCTAAAAACCTTAACTTCTGATAACGGAAAAGAATTTGCTGGACATGTTTGGCTAGCAGCAATATTACATGTGTGCTGGTATTTTGCCAGACCGTATCATTCATGGGAGCGTGGATTAAATGAACATACGAATGGAATGCTACGGCAGTTTTTTCGTAAAAAGACTAACTTCAAAGCTATAAAAAAAGAGAAGCTGGTATGGGCCGTTAATCTGATTAATCATCGACCTAGAAAATGTCTTGACTACAAAACGCCACATGAGGTATTCTTCGAGCAGTCAGGTGCTGGTGCACTTCAACTTTGA
- a CDS encoding helicase-related protein, with protein MEITPVTQALAEQKLIFFDPALKNWTTAEEYLSGDLKRKLALARSESEASDLDPWILASLERNVQALEQVQPLPVLPPATPEIKARCAFALGVNLEGMTDGERLRLMQNTIEVQLGVTWVSPEVYQEFLLHLLGVETRVGYVSYGSTWSVTGRIFTRTSFCTGRRTALDLMEQGLNQKDPLVYDLDADGNRVLNAPESEAARAMLGKIRQAFKAWLWTDRERAEALCRIYNERFNSWQVRQFNGAHLTLPGSNPAIQLKPHQKNGVWRILQNPATLLAWEVGAGKTFAMIAAAMEARRLGLAHKPMLVVLNSTLPQIAADFRKLYPLAKLLVADQESFTKEQRRVFLCQIATGDWDCIILTHTQFFALPLSPETELRFLQTQKDQIADLLQGLDDRTSAKALETAKRNLEGRIFQVTQSTRKDQVIYWEQLGVQMLILDEAQAFKNLRFYTRQRGIAGMSNAHSQRAQDTFMKIQHLLGSGGRVVFATGTPLSNTMAELFTLQRFLDLDYLQHQGLENFDSWAAQYGETVTAPEISPTGKYKVRTRFAQFINVPELLMSFMRFADIQTAEKLGLERPEAVYVNESAPPTEDLGFFMDRLVVRAERVQNRMVEPEVDNMLKITHHGRLACLDMRLVWGEHNPPLLTKVHQAIWNIWQIWKATRHVQGTQLVFLDLSTPGPKWNVYDYLKNFLILLDIPTEQIAYIHEYDNEQKRRSLFEQVNQGQVRILLGSTQKLGTGVNVQQRLIAIHHLDAPWRPSDLEQREGRILRQGNRWPKGWVFRYVTEGKQGQCGFDAFLWQILQVKKAFIDRIMQGDLTERKAEDIAATTLNYNQVKALATGDPIIQEKANLEQKLRQLHLLKAAWENGFTRRHWEVRTLRETLSTLPSRITPLKQDLATIHAHDPSGDKFSLTINGKTFTDRKKAGSEIWRLSNTQTEWLGKFAGLRLEPSYLGKSAEIVLKGQGPAFYTHITETPLGTVMALQNCVVREFPQQLEDLQQRLIHSQQKLARIEAQPHPLWEQAEELAQVQGRLAEIEQQLSVPEELPEEQEDKEEEAATDADEGPLAKAEGEAAPPDEETSRLPYQVSSIPSTLVQALKDWTREAPWRAELEAMVGIPETLAPAVKTEDVGYKFVPIKGQEDMQQGCLF; from the coding sequence ATGGAGATTACTCCGGTCACCCAGGCTCTAGCGGAACAAAAGCTCATCTTCTTTGACCCGGCTCTCAAAAATTGGACTACCGCTGAAGAGTATCTTTCGGGTGATCTGAAGCGGAAGTTGGCTTTAGCGCGGAGCGAATCTGAGGCTTCTGACTTAGACCCGTGGATCTTGGCGAGTCTGGAGCGCAATGTCCAAGCCTTAGAGCAGGTGCAGCCGCTACCTGTACTTCCTCCTGCAACCCCAGAGATCAAGGCTCGCTGTGCTTTTGCCCTGGGTGTGAACTTGGAGGGCATGACCGACGGGGAGCGCTTGCGCCTGATGCAGAACACGATTGAGGTGCAGTTGGGCGTGACCTGGGTGAGCCCGGAGGTCTATCAGGAGTTTCTTTTGCACCTGCTCGGTGTGGAAACCCGTGTGGGCTATGTGTCCTATGGCAGTACCTGGAGTGTGACAGGCCGCATCTTCACCAGGACGAGCTTCTGCACCGGTCGGCGCACGGCTCTGGACCTGATGGAGCAGGGCCTCAACCAGAAAGACCCGCTGGTCTATGACCTGGATGCGGATGGTAACCGGGTGCTCAATGCTCCTGAGAGTGAGGCGGCACGGGCGATGCTCGGTAAAATCCGGCAGGCTTTCAAAGCGTGGCTGTGGACGGATAGGGAGCGGGCGGAAGCTTTATGCCGGATCTATAATGAGCGCTTCAATAGTTGGCAGGTGCGACAGTTCAATGGGGCGCACTTGACGCTACCGGGAAGCAATCCAGCGATTCAGTTAAAGCCCCATCAGAAAAATGGGGTGTGGCGCATCCTCCAAAATCCAGCGACTTTGTTGGCCTGGGAAGTGGGGGCAGGTAAGACTTTTGCGATGATTGCGGCGGCGATGGAGGCCCGCAGATTAGGCTTGGCTCATAAGCCGATGCTGGTGGTTTTGAATAGCACCTTGCCTCAGATCGCAGCAGATTTTCGTAAGCTTTATCCTCTGGCGAAGCTCTTGGTGGCGGACCAGGAGAGTTTCACGAAGGAGCAGCGCCGGGTCTTTCTCTGCCAGATTGCTACAGGGGATTGGGATTGCATCATTCTCACCCACACCCAGTTCTTCGCCCTGCCGCTCTCCCCTGAAACAGAGCTGCGCTTCCTCCAGACCCAGAAGGACCAGATTGCGGACCTGTTACAGGGACTCGATGACCGTACCTCTGCCAAAGCCTTAGAGACGGCGAAGCGCAATCTGGAGGGGCGCATCTTCCAGGTCACCCAATCTACCCGCAAGGATCAAGTGATCTATTGGGAGCAGTTGGGTGTTCAGATGCTGATTTTGGATGAGGCGCAGGCTTTTAAGAATCTGCGCTTCTACACCCGGCAGCGGGGGATCGCGGGGATGTCCAACGCGCACTCTCAGCGGGCACAGGACACGTTCATGAAGATCCAGCATCTCTTAGGCAGTGGGGGCCGCGTAGTCTTTGCCACGGGCACCCCGCTCAGTAACACGATGGCGGAGCTATTTACGCTACAGCGCTTTCTGGACCTGGACTATCTCCAGCATCAGGGCTTGGAGAATTTCGATAGTTGGGCCGCTCAGTATGGCGAGACGGTGACCGCCCCGGAGATCTCGCCTACCGGCAAGTACAAAGTGCGCACCCGCTTTGCTCAGTTCATCAATGTGCCGGAGCTATTAATGAGCTTCATGCGCTTTGCTGATATCCAGACCGCTGAGAAGCTGGGCTTGGAGCGACCCGAGGCAGTGTATGTGAATGAGAGTGCCCCACCTACCGAGGACTTGGGATTTTTCATGGACCGCTTGGTAGTCCGGGCGGAGCGGGTACAGAACCGGATGGTGGAGCCGGAGGTGGACAATATGCTCAAGATCACCCATCACGGCAGATTGGCCTGCTTGGATATGCGCTTGGTGTGGGGTGAACATAACCCGCCCTTGCTCACCAAAGTTCATCAGGCGATCTGGAATATCTGGCAGATCTGGAAGGCGACCCGACACGTCCAAGGAACCCAGTTAGTCTTTCTAGACCTCTCCACTCCTGGCCCGAAGTGGAATGTGTACGACTATCTCAAGAACTTCTTGATTTTGCTGGACATTCCCACCGAACAGATCGCTTACATCCACGAGTATGACAACGAGCAGAAACGCCGGTCTTTATTCGAGCAAGTGAATCAGGGACAGGTGCGCATTCTCTTGGGTAGCACTCAGAAGCTAGGCACCGGCGTGAATGTACAGCAGCGCCTCATCGCTATTCATCACCTGGATGCGCCATGGCGACCGAGCGATCTGGAGCAACGCGAGGGGCGCATCCTCCGCCAGGGTAACCGTTGGCCCAAGGGCTGGGTGTTTCGCTATGTGACGGAGGGCAAGCAGGGACAGTGCGGCTTCGATGCTTTCTTGTGGCAGATCCTGCAAGTGAAGAAGGCCTTCATTGACCGCATCATGCAGGGCGATCTTACAGAGCGGAAGGCGGAAGATATCGCAGCCACCACGCTCAACTACAACCAAGTGAAGGCTTTGGCAACGGGCGACCCGATCATCCAAGAGAAGGCGAATCTAGAGCAAAAGCTGCGTCAATTACACCTGCTCAAAGCTGCTTGGGAGAATGGCTTCACCCGCCGTCACTGGGAAGTGCGCACCCTGCGTGAGACCCTCAGCACCCTACCGAGTCGCATTACCCCCCTCAAGCAAGATCTAGCCACGATCCATGCCCACGATCCCAGCGGGGATAAGTTCAGCCTGACTATCAATGGCAAAACTTTCACTGACCGCAAGAAGGCTGGGAGCGAGATCTGGCGCTTGAGCAACACCCAAACCGAATGGCTGGGCAAGTTTGCGGGCCTCAGACTCGAACCCAGCTATCTAGGGAAGAGTGCAGAAATTGTACTCAAGGGGCAAGGTCCAGCTTTCTATACGCACATCACAGAAACGCCGCTCGGCACGGTGATGGCACTCCAGAACTGCGTAGTGCGAGAGTTCCCCCAGCAGTTAGAGGATCTGCAACAGCGGCTCATCCATAGCCAGCAGAAGTTGGCCCGGATTGAGGCGCAACCCCATCCCCTTTGGGAGCAAGCCGAGGAATTGGCCCAAGTCCAGGGGCGGTTGGCTGAGATTGAGCAGCAGCTTTCCGTACCCGAGGAGCTACCCGAGGAGCAGGAGGATAAAGAGGAGGAAGCAGCCACTGACGCAGACGAAGGGCCGCTCGCTAAAGCCGAGGGTGAAGCAGCACCCCCTGACGAGGAAACCAGCCGTCTGCCCTACCAGGTCAGCTCCATTCCTTCAACTCTGGTGCAGGCGCTCAAGGATTGGACCCGCGAAGCCCCCTGGCGAGCAGAACTCGAAGCGATGGTGGGAATACCCGAAACCCTGGCTCCTGCAGTGAAAACGGAGGACGTGGGATACAAGTTTGTGCCGATCAAGGGCCAGGAGGATATGCAGCAGGGGTGCCTATTTTAG
- a CDS encoding ABC transporter ATP-binding protein encodes MTREPLSQSNLQSVSPAPLIRLEGVSKTYLSDGVETYALAEINLDINPGEYVAITGPSGCGKSTLLSILGLLDTPSQGTYWLKDQVISTLSSDEQAGIRNREIGFIFQSFNLISDLTVLENVTLPLSYQRLGRSQQRKQAIEAIERVNMAYRLNYYPSQLSGGQQQRVAVARALAIQPSLILADEPTGNLDSKNGEQVMHLLDQLHQEGATICIVTHDPTYAGYARRTIRLLDGALVGVVSENGL; translated from the coding sequence ATGACACGCGAACCCCTATCTCAGTCGAATCTTCAGTCTGTGAGCCCCGCGCCCCTGATCCGTCTGGAGGGGGTGAGCAAGACCTACCTGAGCGATGGAGTGGAAACGTACGCCCTAGCCGAAATCAACCTGGACATCAACCCTGGGGAGTACGTAGCCATCACCGGACCCTCCGGTTGTGGCAAATCCACGCTGTTGTCCATCCTAGGGCTGCTTGATACGCCAAGCCAGGGGACCTACTGGCTTAAAGATCAAGTCATCTCGACCCTGTCTTCAGACGAACAAGCAGGCATCCGCAACCGTGAGATCGGGTTTATTTTCCAGAGCTTCAACCTAATTAGCGACCTCACGGTTCTTGAAAATGTAACTCTGCCCCTGTCCTACCAGCGTTTGGGACGTTCCCAACAGCGCAAGCAAGCTATCGAAGCTATCGAAAGGGTGAACATGGCCTACCGCCTCAACTACTACCCATCCCAACTCTCTGGAGGCCAGCAACAGCGCGTGGCCGTGGCTCGCGCCCTTGCAATCCAACCGTCGTTAATTCTGGCAGATGAACCCACGGGCAACCTAGACTCAAAAAATGGCGAACAGGTCATGCACCTGCTTGACCAACTCCACCAAGAGGGCGCTACTATCTGCATAGTTACCCACGACCCCACCTACGCAGGCTATGCCAGACGCACCATCCGTCTCCTGGATGGAGCTCTTGTTGGGGTCGTCTCAGAAAACGGATTATAA
- a CDS encoding outer membrane lipoprotein-sorting protein: protein MQRRAALSLLLPLLFLPAVQAQSTPDARQILAKAKSAAGGTAWDSIKTIYLRGQAKISGIDTNLEDWTDLTTLRHVERAAKGPIKAARGFDGKTFWQQLPPAQQVTTKTDNVISFAYRRSFTFFFPERWEAKFTYQGTRQEQERTFYLVEVSPKNGIPFVMWIDSTTYLLNRTVSSSGVTFTYANYRIVNGVKLPFLIQGPDQILSFEQAQFNLPVTDDLFLVPTLPAPRRR from the coding sequence ATGCAACGACGTGCCGCTCTCAGTCTGCTTCTCCCACTGCTATTCCTCCCGGCTGTCCAAGCCCAATCTACTCCTGATGCCCGACAGATCCTGGCAAAAGCCAAAAGTGCAGCGGGCGGGACTGCCTGGGACTCAATCAAAACCATTTACCTGCGTGGTCAAGCCAAAATCAGTGGTATCGATACCAACCTAGAGGATTGGACGGACTTGACCACGCTACGCCATGTAGAAAGGGCAGCCAAAGGGCCGATCAAGGCCGCTCGGGGGTTTGACGGCAAGACTTTCTGGCAGCAGTTGCCTCCGGCCCAGCAAGTGACTACCAAAACGGACAACGTCATAAGTTTCGCCTACCGCCGCAGTTTCACTTTCTTTTTCCCCGAGCGCTGGGAAGCCAAATTTACTTACCAAGGAACGCGTCAGGAGCAAGAGCGCACCTTCTATCTTGTGGAAGTAAGCCCGAAGAATGGTATTCCGTTTGTGATGTGGATTGATAGCACTACCTATCTGCTAAACCGCACGGTTAGTAGTAGTGGGGTCACCTTCACCTATGCCAATTACCGCATCGTCAACGGCGTAAAACTGCCTTTTTTGATTCAAGGCCCTGACCAGATATTGAGCTTTGAACAGGCGCAGTTTAATTTGCCCGTGACCGATGATCTTTTCCTGGTACCAACCCTTCCCGCTCCTCGCCGTCGCTAA